The following are encoded together in the Balearica regulorum gibbericeps isolate bBalReg1 chromosome 31, bBalReg1.pri, whole genome shotgun sequence genome:
- the LOC142598847 gene encoding olfactory receptor 14A16-like, with amino-acid sequence MSNSSSMNEFLLLAFADTRELQLLHLWLFLGIYLAALLGNGLIITAIACHHHLHTPMYFFLLNLSLLDLGSISTTVPKAMANSLWDTRAISYTGCAAQLFFFYFLISAEYFLLTVMSYDRYVAICQPLHYGTLLGSRACVHMAAAAWGSGFLYAVLHTANTFSIPLCQGNALDQFFCEIPKILKLSCSDSYLREVGLLILSCFLVFGCFVFIVLSYVQIFRAVLRIPSEQGRHKAFSTCLPHLAVVSLLVSTAVFAHLKPPFISCPSLDLLVAVLYSVVPPAVNPLIYSVRNQELREALRTLIQWTLHHQQ; translated from the coding sequence atgtccaacagcagctccatgaatgagttcctcctcctggcattcGCAGACACacgggagctgcagctcttgcacttgtggctcttcctgggcatctacctggctgctctcctgggcaatggcctcatcatcactgccatagcctgccaccaccacctccacacccccatgtacttcttcctcctcaacctctccctcctcgacctgggctccatctccaccactGTCCCTAAAGCCATGGCCAATTCCCTCTGGGACACCAGGGCCATCTCCTACACAggatgtgctgcacagctctttttcttttactttctgatCTCAGCAGAATATTTCCTTCTCACAGTCATGTCCTATGACCGctacgttgccatctgccaacccctgcactacgggaccctgctgggcagcagagcttgtgtccacatggcagcagctgcctggggcagtgggtttctctatgctgtgctgcacacggccaatacattttctataCCACTCTGCCAGGGTAATGCCCTGgaccagttcttctgtgaaatccccaAGATCCTCAAGCTCTCTTGCTCAGACTCCTACCTCAGGGAAGTTGGGCTTCTTATATTAAGCTGTTTTTTAGTttttggctgttttgttttcattgtgctgtcCTATGTGCAGATTTTCAGGGCCGTCCTCAGGatcccctctgagcagggacggcacaaagccttttccacgtgcctccctcacctggctGTGGTCTCCTTGCTTGTCAGCACTGCTGTCTTTGCTCACCTTAAACCCCCCTTCATCTCCTGCCCATCCCTGGACCTCCTGGTGGCAGTTCTGTACTCggtggtgcctccagcagtgaaccccctcatctacagcGTGAGGAACCAGGAGCTTAGAGAGGCCCTGAGGACACTAATCCAATGGACCTTGCACCACCAACAGTAA
- the LOC142598839 gene encoding uncharacterized protein LOC142598839: MEGCCTVAVSLELSSSFPTLLRLSTKEVVAIWDAVSAYILAQMKLDKGVLLTGLGTFAVVREQFQGNEEAYAVRRPVFQLDIDALHLQELVFPTVVIPGNVKIKPLNYKWLSRATCFPQHVVAECVRETIRLYSFQLQNGRRLAFAFKDIGVLSCKDDVLGMRFYYDCVTGLEGKASRIALLRTRLWMPGAKVSGGATTARGMQAAPAQAFPRFRFIVISRSVAKAFSTWHKKAAGKHRTSRASQGCPDKLLQRRVRLSLPVLPSQGPGTGQPDMEKKTSASVLPPCPGSSPKTKEAGRQEPFPPARPTAAIPSSEGCKRVLQEVWQLSAEWEQVKTWWQERREQAKAEWAAWEAWAAGEDRQPPQALGTGGTCIPHPPAQPRRKEVNERWRKVENPLPAEEMAAAAQLKRLQPDHLSPRAVQVLNRLEPHQARRNIFRHVAENNRRHQERQRQLPCTRCWYRSRGEGAGSGGC, translated from the exons ATGGAGGGCTGCTGCACCGTGGCTGTCAGCTTGGAGCTGAGCAGCTCGTTCCCCACGCTCCTGCGGCTCTCCACCAAGG AGGTTGTGGCTATCTGGGACGCTGTGTCCGCGTACATCCTGGCACAGATGAAGCTGGACAAG GGTGTCCTGCTCACAGGACTTGGGACCTTTGCTGTGGTCCGAGAGCAATTCCAGGGCAACGAAGAGGCATATGCGGTTCGAAGACCAGTCTTCCAGCTGGACATCGATGCGTTAcatctgcaggagctggtgttCCCTACAGTGGTTATCCCCG GCAACGTCAAGATCAAGCCGCTGAACTACAAGTGGCTGTCGCGAGCCACCTGCTTCCCGCAGCACGTGGTGGCGGAGTGTGTGCGAGAGACCATACGCTTGTACTCGTTCCAACTGCAGAACGGGCGGCGCCTCGCCTTCGCCTTCAAGGACATTGGCGTTCTGTCCTGCAAAGACGACGTCCTGGGCATGCGGTTTTATTACGACTGTGTcacagggctggaggggaaggcCAGCCGGATTGCGCTGCTTCGCACG aggctgtggatgccgGGTGCCAAGGTCTCCGGTGGAGCAACCACCGCTCGGGGGATGCAGGCTGCACCTGCCCAAGCGTTCCCGAG GTTTCGGTTCATTGTCATCAGCAGATCGGTGGCCAAGGCGTTCTCCACCTGGCACAAGAAGGCTGCAGGAAAGCACAGGACCAGCAGAG cttCCCAGGGGTGTCCTGacaagctgctgcagaggcGGGTGAGGCTCTCCCTGCCCGTACTGCCAAGCCAGGGGCCAGGCACCGGGCAGCCAGACATGGAGAAGAAGACTTCTGCCAG CGTGCTCCCCCCATGTCCAGGCAGCTCCCCCAAGACcaaggaggcaggcaggcaggagccatTTCCTCCAGCCAGGCCCACCGCTGCAATCCCATCCTCCGAAGGCTGCAAGAGAGTGCTGCAG GAGGTCTGGCAGCTGTCTGCAGAGTGGGAGCAAGTGAAGACCTGGTGGCAAGAGCGACGAGAGCAAGCGAAGGCAGAATGGGCGGcgtgggaagcctgggctgcaggggaggacCGCCAGCCGCCCCAG GCACTCGGCACTGGAGGCACTTGTATTCCCCACCCTCCGGCCCAGCCCAGGAGAAAGGAGGTCAACGAGAGGTGGAGGAAGGTGGAAAACCCTCTCCCAGCAgaggagatggcagcagcagcccagctgaAGAGACTCCAGCCTGA CCACCTTTCCCCACGAGCGGTCCAGGtcctcaacaggctggagccGCACCAAGCGCGGAGGAACATTTTCAGGCACGTCGCTGAGAACAACAGGCGGCATCAAGAGCGGCAGAGGCAGCTCCCCTG caCTAGATGCTGGTACcgcagcagaggagaaggtgcCGGGAGCGGTGGCTGTTAG